The following proteins come from a genomic window of Pelmatolapia mariae isolate MD_Pm_ZW linkage group LG17, Pm_UMD_F_2, whole genome shotgun sequence:
- the ak4 gene encoding adenylate kinase 4, mitochondrial — protein MAKLFRAAIMGPPGSGKGTISQRIAQSFGLQYLSSGHFLREGIAAKTEAGLLVKTYVERSMLVPDHVMTRLMLPRLEQLSGHSWLLDGFPRTLGQALALNNLYQLDLVISLNIPYETLKERLSDRWIHPASGRVYNMGFNPPRVQGKDDITGEPLIQHDDDKPEALMARLRHYKDVAKPVIDLYKSQGILHSFSGTETDRIWPYINSLLSTKMHTQPSDTCQAQTP, from the exons ATGGCCAAGTTATTCCGAGCTGCTATCATGGGTCCACCGGGATCAGGGAAAGGAACGATATCCCAGAGGATTGCGCAAAGTTTTGGCCTGCAGTATCTGTCCAGTGGTCATTTTCTACGAGAGGGCATAGCGGCAAAAACAG AGGCAGGCTTGCTGGTGAAGACCTATGTAGAGAGAAGCATGCTGGTGCCTGACCACGTGATGACCAGATTGATGCTGCCCAGACTGGAACAGCTGAGCGGTCACAGCTGGCTGCTGGATG GTTTCCCCCGCACACTCGGACAGGCTTTGGCCCTCAACAATTTGTATCAGCTAGACTTGGTTATCAGCCTAAACATCCCCTATGAGACTCTCAAGGAGAGACTGAGCGACCGCTGGATCCATCCAGCCAGCGGCAGAGTCTACAACATGGGCTTCAACCCTCCCCGAGTGCAG GGTAAGGATGACATCACAGGAGAGCCACTGATTCAGCACGATGACGACAAGCCGGAGGCTCTGATGGCCAGACTGAGACATTACAAAGATGTGGCAAAACCCGTAATTGATTTGTACAA GTCACAAGGAATCCTGCACTCATTTTCCGGTACAGAGACAGACCGGATTTGGCCTTATATCAATTCTCTCCTCAGCACCAAGATGCACACACAGCCATCAGATACCTGCCAAGCTCAGACACCATGA